A part of Rattus norvegicus strain BN/NHsdMcwi chromosome 4, GRCr8, whole genome shotgun sequence genomic DNA contains:
- the Capg gene encoding macrophage-capping protein isoform X1, translating into MLPIPNGSQQRLPVRWSENSMYTPIPQSGSPFPASVQDPGLHIWRVEKLKPVPIARENHGIFFSGDSYLVLHNGPEEASHLHLWIGQQSSRDEQGACAVLAVHLNTLLGERPVQHREVQGNESDLFMSYFPQGLKYREGGVESAFHKTTSGTTPAAIRKLYQVKGKKNIRATERALSWDSFNTGDCFILDLGQNIFAWCGGKSNILERNKARDLALAIRDSERQGKAQVEIITDGEEPAEMIQVLGPKPALKEGNPEEDITADQTNAQAAALYKVSDATGQMNLTKVADSSPFASELLIPDDCFVLDNGLCGKIYIWKGRKANEKERQAALQVADGFISRMRYSPNTQVEILPQGRESPIFKQFFKDWK; encoded by the exons ATGCTTCCCATTCCCAACGGAAGTCAGCAGAGGCTGCCTGTGAGGTG GTCTGAAAACAGCATGTACACGCCCATCCCTCAGAG TGGCTCTCCATTCCCAGCCTCAGTCCAAGACCCAGGCCTACACATATGGCGTGTGGAGAAGCTGAAGCCGGTGCCCATAGCACGAGAGAACCATGGCATCTTTTTTTCTGGGGATTCCTACCTAGTGCTTCACAATGGCCCGGAAGAGGCCTCCCATCTGCACCTGTGGATAG GCCAGCAGTCATCGCGCGATGAGCAGGGGGCCTGCGCTGTGCTAGCTGTGCACCTCAACACCCTGCTGGGGGAGCGGCCTGTGCAGCACCGTGAGGTTCAAGGGAACGAGTCCGACCTCTTCATGAGCTACTTCCCACAAGGCCTCAAGTATCGG GAGGGTGGCGTGGAGTCGGCGTTCCACAAGACAACCTCGGGCACCACGCCAGCAGCCATCAGGAAGCTCTACCAGGTTAAGGGGAAGAAGAACATCCGTGCGACCGAGAGGGCTCTGAGCTGGGACAGCTTCAACACTGGGGACTGCTTCATCCTGGACCTGGGTCAG AACATCtttgcctggtgtggtggcaagTCCAACATCCTGGAGCGCAACAAGGCGAGAGACCTGGCCCTGGCCATCCGGGACAGCGAGCGGCAGGGGAAGGCCCAGGTGGAGATCATCACTGACGGAGAGGAGCCAGCCGAGATGATCCAG GTTCTGGGCCCCAAGCCTGCTCTGAAGGAGGGCAACCCTGAGGAGGACATTACAGCGGACCAGACCAACGCCCAGGCTGCAGCCCTGTATAAG GTCTCTGATGCCACTGGACAGATGAATCTGACCAAGGTGGCTGACTCCAGCCCGTTTGCCTCTGAACTGCTAATTCCAGATGACTGCTTTGTTCTGGACAACGGGCTATGTGGCAAAATCTACATCTGGAAGG GGAGAAAAGCCAATGAGAAGGAGCGGCAGGCGGCCCTCCAAGTGGCTGATGGCTTCATCTCTCGAATGAGATATTCCCCAAACACTCAGGTGGAGATTCTGCCCCAGGGCCGAGAGAGTCCCATCTTCAAGCAGTTCTTCAAGGACTGGAAGTGA
- the Capg gene encoding macrophage-capping protein isoform X2, protein MYTPIPQSGSPFPASVQDPGLHIWRVEKLKPVPIARENHGIFFSGDSYLVLHNGPEEASHLHLWIGQQSSRDEQGACAVLAVHLNTLLGERPVQHREVQGNESDLFMSYFPQGLKYREGGVESAFHKTTSGTTPAAIRKLYQVKGKKNIRATERALSWDSFNTGDCFILDLGQNIFAWCGGKSNILERNKARDLALAIRDSERQGKAQVEIITDGEEPAEMIQVLGPKPALKEGNPEEDITADQTNAQAAALYKVSDATGQMNLTKVADSSPFASELLIPDDCFVLDNGLCGKIYIWKGRKANEKERQAALQVADGFISRMRYSPNTQVEILPQGRESPIFKQFFKDWK, encoded by the exons ATGTACACGCCCATCCCTCAGAG TGGCTCTCCATTCCCAGCCTCAGTCCAAGACCCAGGCCTACACATATGGCGTGTGGAGAAGCTGAAGCCGGTGCCCATAGCACGAGAGAACCATGGCATCTTTTTTTCTGGGGATTCCTACCTAGTGCTTCACAATGGCCCGGAAGAGGCCTCCCATCTGCACCTGTGGATAG GCCAGCAGTCATCGCGCGATGAGCAGGGGGCCTGCGCTGTGCTAGCTGTGCACCTCAACACCCTGCTGGGGGAGCGGCCTGTGCAGCACCGTGAGGTTCAAGGGAACGAGTCCGACCTCTTCATGAGCTACTTCCCACAAGGCCTCAAGTATCGG GAGGGTGGCGTGGAGTCGGCGTTCCACAAGACAACCTCGGGCACCACGCCAGCAGCCATCAGGAAGCTCTACCAGGTTAAGGGGAAGAAGAACATCCGTGCGACCGAGAGGGCTCTGAGCTGGGACAGCTTCAACACTGGGGACTGCTTCATCCTGGACCTGGGTCAG AACATCtttgcctggtgtggtggcaagTCCAACATCCTGGAGCGCAACAAGGCGAGAGACCTGGCCCTGGCCATCCGGGACAGCGAGCGGCAGGGGAAGGCCCAGGTGGAGATCATCACTGACGGAGAGGAGCCAGCCGAGATGATCCAG GTTCTGGGCCCCAAGCCTGCTCTGAAGGAGGGCAACCCTGAGGAGGACATTACAGCGGACCAGACCAACGCCCAGGCTGCAGCCCTGTATAAG GTCTCTGATGCCACTGGACAGATGAATCTGACCAAGGTGGCTGACTCCAGCCCGTTTGCCTCTGAACTGCTAATTCCAGATGACTGCTTTGTTCTGGACAACGGGCTATGTGGCAAAATCTACATCTGGAAGG GGAGAAAAGCCAATGAGAAGGAGCGGCAGGCGGCCCTCCAAGTGGCTGATGGCTTCATCTCTCGAATGAGATATTCCCCAAACACTCAGGTGGAGATTCTGCCCCAGGGCCGAGAGAGTCCCATCTTCAAGCAGTTCTTCAAGGACTGGAAGTGA